The following are encoded in a window of Thermococcus sp. MV5 genomic DNA:
- a CDS encoding DctP family TRAP transporter solute-binding subunit — MKKLVALILVGVLILAASGCIGGKTPTSTPTTTPSSASSPTSSPAPSKVYKMSVVVGPNSPWGQAAQMWADEIEKRTNGRVKIKIYFSGQLFAGKQTNEFVLLSQGVADFAVGSTINWAPQIPELNLFTLPFFFPEGNEKGDIYKAVDAVEEGKAGEMLSKILEQKGVIPLAWGENGFRQVTNWKKPIKTPEDLSGLKIRVVGSPIFIDTFKALGADPTEMNWGDAITAFQQRVVDGQENPINIVIIPYKIHEFHKYMTVWDYAIDPLIFAVNKKTWESFDPETQKIVKEAAIKAAKWEKAMARVGLDDGTSLKILKEEYNYTPEILDPFEYLKDKGMEITFLTPEERSEFKNKVRSVYSEWVPKIGEDLVNAAISDIKNAIGIEVEIPS, encoded by the coding sequence CCTCAGCTAGTAGCCCCACTTCCTCACCGGCTCCCAGTAAGGTATATAAAATGAGCGTTGTCGTTGGTCCTAATTCTCCATGGGGACAGGCAGCGCAGATGTGGGCTGATGAGATAGAGAAAAGAACAAATGGGAGGGTGAAGATTAAGATTTACTTCTCTGGCCAGCTCTTTGCGGGAAAACAAACTAATGAATTTGTGCTCTTAAGCCAAGGGGTTGCAGACTTTGCAGTTGGTTCTACTATCAATTGGGCTCCCCAAATACCAGAATTAAACCTGTTTACCCTGCCATTCTTCTTCCCCGAAGGGAATGAAAAAGGAGATATATACAAGGCCGTGGATGCTGTGGAAGAAGGAAAAGCGGGAGAAATGTTATCCAAGATTCTAGAGCAGAAAGGAGTTATACCTCTTGCATGGGGTGAGAACGGCTTTAGACAGGTTACCAATTGGAAGAAACCTATAAAAACCCCTGAGGATCTAAGTGGACTAAAGATAAGAGTTGTCGGCTCCCCAATCTTCATAGATACCTTCAAGGCTTTAGGGGCCGATCCCACTGAAATGAATTGGGGAGATGCCATTACGGCATTCCAGCAGAGAGTTGTTGATGGCCAAGAAAACCCGATAAACATAGTTATAATCCCATATAAAATACATGAATTCCACAAATACATGACTGTATGGGATTATGCAATTGATCCCTTGATCTTTGCAGTCAACAAAAAGACATGGGAGTCCTTTGACCCAGAAACACAAAAAATAGTCAAGGAAGCCGCAATAAAAGCGGCAAAATGGGAAAAAGCCATGGCAAGAGTTGGCTTAGATGACGGCACTTCTCTTAAGATTCTAAAGGAGGAGTACAACTACACTCCAGAAATCCTTGATCCATTTGAATACCTTAAGGATAAGGGAATGGAGATAACTTTTCTTACACCAGAGGAAAGGAGTGAGTTCAAAAACAAGGTTAGAAGTGTATACAGTGAATGGGTTCCAAAAATTGGAGAAGACCTCGTGAATGCAGCCATTTCAGATATTAAGAACGCTATTGGGATAGAGGTTGAGATTCCCTCTTGA
- a CDS encoding TRAP transporter small permease, giving the protein MEEKIEFEGYISAFLLLVMIIVAFVNVVSRYLFNMSLAFTEEIEVAFFVWITFIGIGMAFKRGSHLAMVFVRDRLPIRKPLIIFGQILSLVLFVVVLFLTGKYVYLDMTLYHSRTMALGIPMWVYTIGMPIISILVIFRTIQKIREVIENG; this is encoded by the coding sequence TTGGAGGAAAAAATCGAGTTTGAAGGATACATTTCAGCGTTTCTTCTTTTGGTTATGATTATTGTAGCTTTTGTAAACGTGGTTAGTAGGTATCTTTTCAACATGTCATTGGCCTTTACGGAGGAAATTGAAGTTGCTTTTTTTGTGTGGATAACTTTTATAGGAATAGGAATGGCATTTAAAAGAGGTTCTCACTTGGCAATGGTTTTTGTAAGGGATAGACTGCCAATAAGAAAACCCCTTATAATCTTTGGGCAGATATTGAGCTTAGTTCTCTTCGTTGTTGTTCTGTTTCTTACTGGAAAATACGTGTATCTTGACATGACGCTTTATCATTCGAGAACAATGGCATTGGGAATCCCCATGTGGGTTTATACAATTGGCATGCCCATTATTTCAATTTTAGTAATTTTCAGAACAATACAAAAAATAAGGGAGGTTATTGAAAATGGTTGA
- a CDS encoding TRAP transporter large permease: MVDPSIVILLIFGVLLLLGVPIGTSLGIASIFAIWYYDYGLAVVGPNLYSSIAKFPLLAIPFFVTAGVTMQESGIAEKIIKLAKLLIGNIYGGLAIVGVVVATFWGAVSGSGPATTAALGVILIPALIASGYSKGFSAGVISTASGLAIIIPPSIAFIIYGVITSVSIGALFIGGILPGLVVSFLLIITTYVVSKRREWRGGSEERTIQEIMVAFKEAILGLIAPIIILGGIYGGVFTPTEAAVVAVVYSWFIGAVVYKTITFKKFLKILRDSVETSAVVMFVVAFATLFSWTEQTAGLIDKAVQAIIGFSSSPIVIMLLINIMLLIAGMFLDAISIYYVFLPIFMPIMAHFNWDPLWFGVIMTINLAIGQVTPPVAVNAYVAANIAKTSLEDIAREALPLIIAAIIGLLIAIFFPQLSLWLPERAGLY, encoded by the coding sequence ATGGTTGATCCCTCAATAGTGATACTTTTGATCTTTGGAGTGCTTCTTCTTCTAGGGGTTCCCATAGGCACATCCCTGGGCATAGCCTCTATTTTTGCAATTTGGTACTACGACTATGGGCTTGCTGTTGTTGGGCCTAACCTTTACTCCTCAATAGCAAAATTTCCACTACTGGCAATTCCTTTCTTTGTTACTGCTGGTGTGACAATGCAGGAAAGTGGAATTGCTGAGAAGATAATAAAGCTCGCAAAGCTGTTAATAGGTAACATATATGGAGGTCTGGCTATAGTTGGAGTTGTTGTAGCAACATTTTGGGGTGCGGTTTCTGGTTCAGGCCCAGCTACAACGGCGGCACTTGGGGTGATTTTAATCCCAGCCCTAATAGCAAGCGGCTATTCTAAAGGTTTTTCTGCTGGGGTAATATCCACAGCCTCAGGTTTGGCGATAATAATTCCTCCAAGCATAGCCTTTATCATTTATGGAGTTATTACGAGCGTATCAATTGGAGCCCTTTTCATCGGAGGAATACTTCCTGGACTTGTTGTGAGCTTTTTGTTAATAATTACAACCTATGTGGTCTCAAAGAGAAGGGAGTGGAGAGGAGGGAGTGAAGAAAGGACTATCCAAGAAATAATGGTAGCGTTTAAAGAAGCCATTTTGGGCTTAATTGCTCCCATTATTATACTGGGTGGAATTTACGGTGGAGTTTTCACACCAACAGAAGCAGCAGTTGTTGCAGTTGTTTACTCGTGGTTTATAGGAGCTGTTGTATATAAAACCATTACCTTCAAAAAATTCCTTAAAATTCTTAGGGACTCAGTTGAGACGTCTGCAGTTGTCATGTTTGTTGTGGCATTTGCAACATTGTTTTCTTGGACGGAACAAACTGCAGGGCTGATAGATAAAGCTGTTCAGGCTATTATCGGATTTTCCAGCAGCCCGATAGTTATAATGCTCTTGATAAACATCATGCTCTTAATTGCCGGGATGTTCTTAGATGCAATATCAATATACTATGTCTTTCTCCCAATCTTCATGCCTATAATGGCTCACTTTAATTGGGATCCTCTGTGGTTTGGGGTAATAATGACGATAAACCTTGCTATAGGACAGGTTACTCCTCCGGTTGCTGTTAATGCATACGTTGCTGCAAATATTGCAAAAACTTCTCTTGAAGACATAGCGAGGGAGGCGCTTCCTCTTATAATTGCCGCTATTATTGGGTTGTTGATAGCAATATTCTTCCCTCAATTAAGCTTGTGGTTGCCTGAAAGGGCCGGTCTTTATTAA
- a CDS encoding thiamine pyrophosphate-dependent dehydrogenase E1 component subunit alpha produces the protein MRIRWEEISKEKLVWMYETMVKIREFETVVEQNFLRAEIPGFVHSYVGEEAIATGVVANLRKDDYITSTHRGHGHLIAKGADLKKMMAEIYGKRTGYCKGKGGSMHIADISIGVLGANGEVAGGIPIAVGAGLAIKFKGTDQVVVSFFGDGATNRGAFHEGLNFAAVYNLPVVFVVEFNEYASTAPAREMIPVKNVAVRAASYGFPGVTIDGNNVLEVYEAAKIAIERARHGGGPFLIEAKTYRLKGHFIGDPELYRDREEVQRFWKKEPIGRYEKFLLKNEILTSEEMEEIKRKVREMVMGAVEFARNSEFPKPEEALEDLFVDDRGYDY, from the coding sequence ATGAGGATAAGATGGGAGGAAATATCGAAAGAAAAGCTGGTCTGGATGTATGAAACTATGGTAAAGATTAGGGAGTTCGAAACTGTGGTGGAGCAGAACTTTCTGCGTGCCGAGATCCCAGGATTTGTGCATTCCTATGTCGGGGAAGAAGCAATTGCCACTGGTGTCGTAGCTAACCTTAGAAAGGATGATTATATAACGAGCACTCATAGGGGCCATGGGCATTTGATTGCCAAGGGAGCAGATCTAAAGAAAATGATGGCAGAGATTTATGGAAAAAGAACAGGTTACTGCAAGGGAAAAGGTGGCTCGATGCACATAGCAGACATCTCAATAGGTGTATTGGGGGCAAATGGAGAAGTTGCCGGTGGAATTCCAATAGCCGTGGGAGCGGGGTTAGCTATAAAGTTCAAAGGTACTGATCAAGTTGTTGTATCTTTTTTTGGAGATGGTGCGACAAATAGAGGAGCCTTTCATGAAGGCCTAAACTTTGCAGCGGTTTATAATTTGCCAGTCGTATTTGTTGTTGAGTTCAATGAATATGCCTCTACAGCTCCAGCGAGAGAGATGATACCCGTTAAAAACGTTGCAGTAAGAGCTGCTTCCTATGGTTTTCCGGGAGTTACAATAGATGGAAACAACGTATTGGAAGTATATGAGGCTGCAAAAATAGCTATAGAAAGAGCCCGCCATGGGGGAGGGCCATTTTTGATAGAGGCTAAGACATACAGGTTGAAAGGACACTTCATAGGCGATCCCGAGCTGTATAGAGATAGAGAAGAGGTTCAGCGCTTCTGGAAGAAAGAACCTATAGGAAGATACGAAAAATTCCTTCTCAAAAATGAAATACTCACCTCAGAGGAAATGGAGGAAATAAAGAGGAAAGTTCGGGAAATGGTTATGGGAGCTGTAGAATTTGCCAGAAACAGTGAATTTCCCAAACCGGAGGAGGCTCTTGAGGACCTCTTCGTTGATGATAGGGGGTATGATTACTAA
- a CDS encoding alpha-ketoacid dehydrogenase subunit beta → MRIITFAQAICEGILEEMLRDERIITYGEDIAKQGGIFGTYKCLLEHEEIRERVFDTPISEEVIYGSALGAAIAGLVPIVEFHFADFLFTGITAITNQIMKLRYMTGGQVSLPIVLRGPDGVARSAAAQHSQSIETIFMHVPGIKVVVPSTPYDAKGLIKASIRDPDPVIFFEHKSLYKIKGPVPEEEYVIPLGKADIKREGEDITIIATARMVHEALKAVEILKNDDISVEVVDLRTLVPWDKETVLKSVKKTGGALIVHETWKRAGWGAEIAATINEELFGQLEIPVKRIGARNVPHPFSPPLERFVVPNAEDIVKELKSLF, encoded by the coding sequence ATGAGAATCATTACGTTTGCCCAGGCTATTTGTGAGGGAATTTTGGAAGAAATGCTGAGGGATGAGAGGATTATTACCTATGGAGAAGATATAGCAAAGCAGGGAGGAATATTTGGGACATATAAATGTCTTCTTGAACATGAGGAAATTAGGGAAAGAGTCTTCGACACTCCAATTTCGGAGGAGGTTATATATGGCTCTGCTCTTGGGGCTGCAATAGCTGGATTAGTGCCCATAGTGGAGTTTCACTTTGCCGACTTCCTTTTTACAGGGATTACAGCTATAACAAATCAAATAATGAAATTAAGATACATGACCGGGGGACAGGTATCACTTCCCATAGTCCTTAGAGGGCCGGATGGGGTTGCTAGATCCGCTGCAGCGCAGCATTCTCAAAGCATAGAGACGATATTTATGCACGTGCCGGGAATAAAGGTCGTGGTTCCTTCTACTCCTTATGATGCCAAAGGTCTCATAAAAGCATCAATAAGAGATCCCGACCCAGTTATATTCTTTGAGCATAAGTCTCTCTATAAAATTAAAGGACCAGTTCCAGAGGAGGAATATGTAATACCCTTGGGCAAAGCAGATATTAAAAGAGAAGGAGAAGATATAACCATAATAGCAACAGCAAGAATGGTTCATGAAGCACTAAAAGCTGTCGAAATCCTTAAAAACGACGACATAAGTGTTGAAGTAGTCGATTTGAGGACTCTCGTTCCATGGGATAAGGAGACGGTTTTAAAATCAGTCAAAAAAACTGGGGGAGCTTTAATAGTTCATGAAACTTGGAAAAGGGCTGGATGGGGAGCAGAAATCGCAGCAACAATAAATGAGGAATTGTTTGGACAGCTTGAGATCCCAGTCAAGAGAATTGGTGCAAGGAATGTTCCGCATCCTTTTAGTCCTCCACTGGAGCGCTTTGTAGTGCCAAATGCTGAAGATATTGTTAAGGAGCTTAAATCTCTCTTTTAA
- a CDS encoding helix-turn-helix domain-containing protein produces the protein MRVITLDMWQPDCPIVYLSEVIKDPRFYVIMPHVVGEKTRVFITVPSNNLKSSIRALKNHNSVRMVRVLWTENEISGVEIICKTTNAMDTFLHSEVIFQRAYFAQNGYERWGIIVENKKAEKEVIQRLKEDNEIHILHKERISTLTPALLMVDPPTYLRLISLLEVNLSETQRKILDKTLEKGYYEYPRRTTLKKIADDIGISKVTALKNLRRMEEVGMKLLAELIRIKVFGSYDLEKIKREI, from the coding sequence ATGAGAGTGATTACTCTAGATATGTGGCAACCTGATTGTCCTATCGTATATCTCTCCGAGGTTATAAAAGACCCTCGATTCTATGTTATAATGCCCCACGTAGTGGGTGAGAAAACAAGAGTCTTTATCACTGTTCCAAGCAATAACTTGAAAAGTTCTATAAGAGCTTTAAAGAACCATAATTCCGTAAGAATGGTTAGAGTTTTGTGGACAGAGAATGAGATAAGTGGAGTCGAGATTATCTGTAAAACAACGAATGCAATGGACACTTTTCTCCATTCAGAGGTAATCTTTCAGAGAGCATACTTTGCACAAAATGGGTATGAAAGATGGGGTATAATAGTTGAAAATAAAAAAGCAGAGAAAGAAGTGATCCAAAGACTCAAAGAAGATAACGAAATTCACATTTTACATAAAGAAAGAATATCCACTTTAACACCCGCCCTTTTAATGGTTGATCCTCCCACTTATCTCCGTTTGATTTCTCTTCTTGAAGTGAATTTGTCGGAAACCCAACGCAAAATACTTGACAAAACTTTAGAAAAAGGCTACTATGAATATCCACGAAGAACCACCCTAAAAAAAATTGCTGACGACATTGGGATTTCAAAAGTGACAGCTCTAAAAAATTTAAGGAGAATGGAAGAGGTTGGAATGAAACTACTTGCAGAACTAATTCGGATAAAAGTCTTCGGATCTTACGATCTGGAAAAAATTAAAAGAGAGATTTAA
- a CDS encoding biotin/lipoate A/B protein ligase family protein has translation MSLRVLEYSIQNPYLNVAFEESLARVRGKDIINDTLRIWTNESSIVLGRFRKVDEDVNWQNVERFGIPIIRRFTGGGTVYHDSGCLNYSLVIRRDVTYPLDYLYGVLLRGTLFALKKLGLRSYLKNTNDVVVNERKVSGTAASIRWGVLFLHGSVLVNSDLLRLYSFLKIPKWHNFDPVKYKVANLSTFVKRIKMEDVVNALVWGYSRVLLEDPSFEDPLKEELKIAKVLYEEKYSKKEWNLNYPPQVDERKIKEKIEEVCH, from the coding sequence ATGTCCCTGAGGGTTTTGGAGTACAGCATTCAAAATCCCTACCTCAATGTTGCCTTCGAAGAAAGTCTTGCAAGGGTTAGAGGGAAAGATATTATTAATGACACCTTGAGGATATGGACTAACGAGAGTTCAATTGTTCTGGGGCGTTTTAGAAAAGTTGACGAGGATGTTAATTGGCAAAATGTTGAGAGATTTGGAATTCCAATAATACGTCGATTTACAGGTGGAGGAACGGTTTACCATGATAGCGGTTGTTTAAATTACTCTCTGGTAATTAGGAGGGATGTAACTTATCCATTGGATTACCTTTATGGGGTTCTTTTAAGGGGAACTCTGTTCGCATTGAAAAAGCTTGGCTTGAGGAGTTATTTAAAGAACACTAACGATGTCGTTGTAAATGAAAGAAAAGTTTCCGGGACTGCTGCAAGTATAAGATGGGGGGTTCTTTTTCTACATGGTTCTGTTTTAGTAAATTCTGATTTGTTAAGACTTTATTCTTTCCTTAAGATTCCAAAATGGCACAATTTTGATCCAGTTAAATATAAGGTTGCCAATCTTTCCACCTTTGTGAAGAGAATTAAAATGGAAGATGTTGTAAATGCATTAGTATGGGGTTATTCCAGGGTGTTACTGGAAGATCCCTCCTTTGAGGATCCGTTAAAGGAAGAATTAAAGATAGCTAAGGTCCTTTACGAGGAAAAGTATTCAAAGAAAGAATGGAACTTGAACTATCCTCCCCAGGTGGATGAAAGAAAGATTAAGGAAAAAATAGAAGAAGTGTGCCATTAG
- a CDS encoding NAD(+)/NADH kinase, with protein MRKITVGIIANPESGRDIRRLIAHASVFDNMEKVNIVKRLLLIMQELGVEKVLAMPETFGIVPAALHAVGEQVSLEVEMLPMKVFGDWRDTLKATELMRDKVNVIIVIGGDGTNRVVAKASGEIPLMPISTGTNNVFPYMIEATIAGAAVSAIATGVVKPEEGTYKTKRIELYENEELRDIALIDAVATLHSFKGSKAVWKPEYLKEVVASVSSPYNIGLSSIPGMLREITEKDDLGIYVELGEGKALKAPIAPGVFRSIKVKEVRTLELNEEIELKTSPSLLALDGERETEIKGKITAKITRNGPRVIDYKKTLKIAAERGFFSD; from the coding sequence ATGAGAAAAATTACAGTTGGAATTATAGCAAACCCTGAATCCGGCAGGGATATAAGGCGTTTAATAGCCCATGCAAGTGTATTCGACAATATGGAAAAAGTCAACATAGTGAAAAGGCTTCTGCTCATAATGCAAGAATTGGGTGTTGAGAAAGTTTTAGCAATGCCCGAAACCTTTGGAATAGTACCAGCTGCACTGCATGCCGTAGGGGAGCAAGTATCTTTGGAGGTGGAGATGCTTCCGATGAAGGTTTTTGGAGACTGGAGAGACACATTAAAAGCCACAGAACTCATGAGAGATAAAGTAAATGTCATAATTGTAATCGGAGGAGATGGTACCAATAGGGTGGTAGCAAAGGCCTCCGGAGAGATCCCTTTAATGCCTATATCCACAGGAACGAATAATGTCTTTCCTTATATGATAGAGGCTACAATAGCAGGAGCCGCTGTCTCAGCCATAGCAACCGGTGTGGTTAAACCTGAAGAAGGCACGTACAAAACAAAAAGAATTGAGCTCTATGAAAACGAGGAGCTTAGGGATATAGCATTAATCGATGCCGTCGCGACGTTGCACTCTTTTAAAGGCTCCAAAGCTGTTTGGAAGCCGGAATATCTAAAGGAAGTTGTTGCAAGCGTTTCCTCACCCTACAACATTGGATTAAGTTCAATCCCGGGAATGTTAAGAGAGATAACAGAAAAAGATGATTTAGGGATATATGTAGAGCTTGGAGAAGGAAAGGCATTAAAAGCTCCTATAGCCCCAGGTGTATTTAGAAGTATAAAAGTCAAAGAAGTACGAACTCTGGAGTTAAACGAAGAAATCGAGCTGAAAACATCACCCTCTCTCTTAGCCCTTGATGGAGAAAGAGAGACCGAGATAAAAGGAAAAATAACAGCAAAAATAACCAGAAACGGTCCTCGGGTTATAGATTACAAAAAGACTCTAAAGATAGCGGCAGAAAGAGGCTTCTTTAGCGACTAA
- a CDS encoding Lin0512 family protein codes for MDEWKRYVIEMGMGIDQHGQDPTKAAIKAVKDAISRVCAVGLVELFDFNPKNIRIESIIGVPYPELVEIEKVKAAIPLECKKDVNIIEGGLKGPGIALKEFGDKTDEILIAVAFITIYVRRGT; via the coding sequence TTGGATGAATGGAAAAGATATGTTATTGAAATGGGAATGGGAATAGATCAACATGGACAAGACCCCACAAAAGCTGCGATAAAAGCAGTGAAAGATGCAATAAGCAGGGTGTGTGCCGTTGGACTTGTAGAACTTTTTGATTTCAATCCCAAGAACATAAGAATAGAAAGTATTATCGGAGTCCCTTACCCTGAATTGGTGGAGATAGAAAAAGTGAAAGCTGCAATCCCCCTAGAATGCAAGAAGGATGTGAATATTATCGAAGGGGGCCTAAAAGGACCTGGTATAGCTTTAAAAGAATTTGGAGACAAAACAGATGAAATCCTAATCGCGGTAGCATTTATAACGATTTACGTGAGGAGAGGGACCTGA
- a CDS encoding dihydrolipoamide acetyltransferase family protein, translating to MVNEEVRIIAEQYDIDLSKIQGSGPNGEVTLEDLEKYIQEHFFPKVKEERKVFGIRKVIAERLSKSYREAVHVTLNMEVEMDNLIEMRKKLIEKLNTKPSYTVLMLKCIAKALRDFIEINATMEEEKIVIYENININVAVDSPIGLITPVIRDVDKKSLEELLQDYADIVERAKRGALKEKDFVGGTFTITNLGMLGVESFTPIINPPQIAILGLNRIVQKPVVKNGEIKIANTMMLSLTFDHRAIDGAPAAKFLGRVKYYMENPEKVFEIG from the coding sequence ATGGTGAATGAAGAAGTCAGAATAATAGCTGAGCAATATGACATAGATCTCTCAAAGATACAAGGCTCAGGACCCAACGGAGAGGTTACACTTGAAGATCTTGAAAAATACATACAAGAACACTTCTTCCCGAAGGTAAAAGAAGAGAGAAAAGTGTTTGGAATTAGAAAAGTAATAGCAGAGAGACTCTCAAAAAGCTACAGAGAGGCTGTTCACGTGACTCTAAATATGGAAGTTGAGATGGATAATCTCATCGAGATGAGAAAAAAGCTTATTGAAAAACTCAATACAAAGCCCTCCTATACTGTTTTAATGCTCAAATGTATTGCAAAAGCCCTTAGGGACTTTATAGAGATTAATGCAACAATGGAAGAAGAAAAAATAGTAATTTACGAGAACATAAACATAAACGTGGCTGTAGATAGCCCAATAGGTTTAATAACTCCAGTGATCAGAGACGTCGATAAAAAGTCACTTGAGGAGCTCCTACAAGATTATGCAGACATTGTTGAAAGAGCAAAGAGAGGCGCACTTAAGGAAAAAGATTTTGTCGGAGGAACATTTACTATTACAAATCTCGGAATGCTTGGGGTTGAGTCCTTTACTCCAATCATCAATCCACCTCAGATTGCGATTCTGGGCCTTAACAGAATAGTCCAAAAACCGGTAGTTAAGAACGGAGAGATCAAAATAGCAAATACAATGATGCTTTCCCTCACCTTTGACCACCGGGCCATAGATGGGGCACCAGCGGCAAAGTTTTTGGGAAGAGTCAAGTACTATATGGAAAATCCAGAGAAGGTGTTTGAGATTGGATGA
- a CDS encoding biotin/lipoyl-containing protein, with amino-acid sequence MVISMSSVNVIMPKLGMTMKKGTIIEWKKKVGEKVEKEEIIAIVESEKLTGEVKAPASGVLAKILHDIGDEVSVGEVIAIIETEGS; translated from the coding sequence ATGGTGATATCTATGTCAAGTGTAAATGTCATTATGCCAAAATTAGGTATGACCATGAAAAAAGGCACTATCATAGAGTGGAAAAAGAAGGTTGGAGAAAAGGTAGAGAAAGAGGAAATAATTGCTATAGTTGAGTCTGAGAAGTTAACCGGAGAAGTGAAAGCTCCAGCTTCGGGGGTTTTGGCAAAGATCCTTCATGATATTGGTGATGAAGTTTCTGTAGGTGAGGTTATAGCAATAATAGAAACCGAGGGGAGTTGA
- a CDS encoding thiamine pyrophosphate-dependent dehydrogenase E1 component subunit alpha: protein MAEISKEKLLWIYEAMVKIREHEERVAELFAQGKIPGFVHLYIGEEAVATGVMAHLRKDDFITSTHRGHGHFIAKGGNIKASMAELFGKATGICKGKGGSMHIADLDVGELGANGIVGGGIPHAVGAALGIKLNGLDSVAVAFFGDGASNQQNFHEAINLAAIWKLPVVFVCENNLYQISLPYSKQQVIKSVAERAAAYGIPGVSVDGQDVFAVYEVAKEAIERARRGEGPTLIEAKTYRFRGHFEGDPEIYRSREEVKWWRENKDPIVIFERTVLEKGLLSKEELEGIKEKVKNEIEESIRFAEESPWPKPEEVLEDVFSTPTKGVLVWQW, encoded by the coding sequence ATGGCTGAGATCTCAAAAGAAAAACTGTTGTGGATATATGAAGCAATGGTGAAGATAAGGGAACATGAAGAACGGGTGGCAGAACTTTTCGCTCAAGGCAAGATACCAGGGTTCGTCCACCTATATATTGGAGAAGAAGCAGTAGCAACGGGCGTAATGGCTCATCTAAGAAAGGACGATTTTATAACGAGTACTCACAGAGGACATGGACATTTTATTGCAAAAGGAGGCAACATTAAGGCCTCAATGGCGGAGTTATTTGGAAAAGCCACTGGGATATGTAAAGGAAAAGGAGGGTCAATGCACATAGCGGATTTGGATGTCGGTGAGCTAGGAGCAAATGGTATAGTCGGGGGTGGAATTCCCCATGCGGTAGGCGCAGCATTAGGGATAAAGCTAAATGGTTTAGACAGTGTCGCTGTGGCGTTCTTTGGAGATGGAGCATCTAACCAGCAAAACTTCCACGAGGCAATAAACCTTGCTGCGATTTGGAAACTTCCGGTTGTATTTGTATGTGAAAACAACCTTTACCAGATATCTCTGCCATATTCAAAGCAGCAAGTGATAAAGAGCGTTGCCGAAAGGGCAGCAGCCTATGGAATTCCCGGAGTTAGTGTAGATGGCCAAGACGTTTTTGCAGTTTATGAGGTTGCTAAAGAAGCAATAGAGAGAGCTAGGAGGGGAGAGGGACCAACTCTAATAGAGGCAAAAACCTACAGGTTCAGGGGACACTTTGAGGGAGATCCTGAAATATATAGGTCAAGAGAAGAGGTAAAGTGGTGGAGGGAAAACAAAGACCCCATAGTGATCTTTGAAAGAACAGTTCTGGAGAAAGGCCTCTTGAGCAAAGAAGAACTTGAGGGGATCAAAGAGAAAGTTAAGAATGAAATTGAAGAGTCAATAAGGTTTGCTGAGGAAAGCCCATGGCCCAAACCGGAAGAAGTTCTTGAAGATGTATTTTCAACCCCAACAAAGGGGGTGTTAGTATGGCAGTGGTAA